The region ACTGGAAGCACCTGCCGATCGGTTACCACGGCCGGGCGGGCACCGTCGTCGTCAGCGGCACCCCGGTCGTACGGCCGCACGGCCAGCGCAAGGCCCCCACGGACGAGGTGCCGGCCTTCGGCCCCTCCCTCCGCCTCGACATCGAGGCCGAGGTCGGCTTCGTCGTCGGCACGCCCTCCACGCTGCACGAATCCGTCCCGCAGGAAGCCTTCCGCGACCACGTCTTCGGCGTCTGCCTCCTCAACGACTGGTCCGCACGCGACATCCAGGCCTGGGAGTACGTGCCGCTCGGCCCCTTCCTGGGCAAGTCCTTCGCCACCTCCGTCTCCGCCTGGATCACCCCGCTCGACGCCCTCGACGAGGCCCGGACGGCGCCGCCCGCCCGGGACGTCCCGCTGCTGCCCTACCTCGACGACGCGGACACGGAGCCGGGCGGCATCGACCTCCGCATCGAGGTGCGCATCAACGGCGAGACCGTCTCCCGGCCGCCGTTCTCCGCCATGTACTGGACGGCCGCCCAGCAGCTCGCCCATATGACCGTCAACGGCGCCTCGCTGCGCACCGGCGATCTCTTCGCCTCCGGCACCGTCTCCGGCCCCGACCCCGACCAGCTCGGCTGTCTGCTGGAGCTCACCCAGGGCAAGGGCCCCTACCTCCAGGACGGCGACGAGGTCACCCTCACCGCCTGGGCGCCCGGCCCCGAGGGCGCCCGGATCGGCCTGGGCGAGGTCACCGGCCGCATCCTGCCCGCGGGATGACCGCCGCGCCGCTCGTCCTCCTGGAGGAGCGGCTGCTGCTCGCCCTCGGCCCGCTCCGCGGCCGGCCGTGCACCACATCGCGCACCTGCGGTACGGGCCGGCCGGCTGCTCGCGGCGCCGGCCGCGGCGACCGGCCTGGACCGAGGCTCCTGCCGGGCCGCGAGTACCGCGCGGTGCGGCGCGAGACGAAGCGGTGGGCGCGGGAGATCTGGACGGTGCGGGCGGTGGAGCGGGCGGTACGGCAGGACAAGGAGGCGGGGGCGAACGCCGCCTCCGGCTGCGCCGGGCCGGGATGCCGTGAATATCCCCGTTCACCCCCTCATGTCCGCCCCTACGTCACAGCCCCACACCAAGTCCGTACCGGGGCCGCCGCAATCCGGGCGACGGTTCGGACGGCTGTCCGGGGCCGCTGCTAGCCTCACGTGTCCCTGACCCACAACGGAGGAGACGTACGTGCGCAAGGCAGCGCAGATCGCCGGGGCGGCAGCCATCGCCGCGATGCTGCTCAGCGGTTGCGGAAGCAGCGGCGACACCGGCACCGACAGCAAGCCGAGCAAGTCG is a window of Streptomyces caniferus DNA encoding:
- the fahA gene encoding fumarylacetoacetase, with product MPEQSPFDLAEGDPFGPHNLPYGVFSTADAPGQRRIGVRYGDQVLDLSALPSALPAAIHPHAELLAAPTLNPLLAAGRPVWQQIRAAVRTAVTDPAHRDEVAPLFHPLAGVTLHLPFEVADYVDFYASEHHATNVGRIFRPDAEALTPNWKHLPIGYHGRAGTVVVSGTPVVRPHGQRKAPTDEVPAFGPSLRLDIEAEVGFVVGTPSTLHESVPQEAFRDHVFGVCLLNDWSARDIQAWEYVPLGPFLGKSFATSVSAWITPLDALDEARTAPPARDVPLLPYLDDADTEPGGIDLRIEVRINGETVSRPPFSAMYWTAAQQLAHMTVNGASLRTGDLFASGTVSGPDPDQLGCLLELTQGKGPYLQDGDEVTLTAWAPGPEGARIGLGEVTGRILPAG